In a genomic window of Blastopirellula marina:
- a CDS encoding integrase core domain-containing protein, producing RWRVEYNTVRPHSSLGYRPPAPEAILPGEAASATLQHLPLEEF from the coding sequence CGGTGGCGAGTCGAGTACAACACGGTACGCCCGCACAGTTCGCTGGGGTACCGCCCACCGGCACCGGAGGCCATTCTTCCAGGGGAAGCTGCTTCCGCTACGCTCCAGCACCTTCCCCTGGAAGAATTCTGA